The Ignavibacteriota bacterium region GGGTTTTAACAATTTTGTTCTCCAATTAATAAAAAAATCTTTTTTATGAAATTTGAATTGAACCTTCTATTATATTAAAACTATTTGAATTTATTAATTGAAGAACTTCCGCACCGGCTAAAAACATTGGACCATAACCATGCGCGGCAAAATTATTTACCGGACGATGATAATAAAATGAATTATCAAAACCCATTCCCGTACCAACACATATGCCATCTATTTGACCATTCGATTTTATTTTAGACGAAATTGCGTTCCAGCCTAAAACCGCAATCGGTGAATATGTAAGTTTATTAATTATTCCTTCATTTATTGCTTTTGCTATAGAGTATGTAAAAATTGAAGTAGCTGAAGTTTCCAAGTAACTATCGTTCTTATCCAATAATTGGTGCCAAAAGCCAGAACCTGATTGATATTCTATCAACCCATTTAAATGAGCTGAAAATTGATCCAACACTTTTTGATAATCTTTATGATTTTTAGGCATTACGGATAAAAGTTCAACCATTGCCATTAATGCCCAGCCGTTTGCTCTTGCCCAATAGAATTTTGGTTTCGGTTCCATTTTCTCAACCCAACCGTGAGCAAACAATCCTTTTTCATTAATGAACATTCTTTGTGAAAATCTCAAAACTTGGTTAATTGCGTCATTAAAGTATTTTTCATCTTTTGATATTTTTCCCATCATAGCTAGAGCGGGAACACTCATGAATAAATCGTCAATCCATAAAGTATTTTGATAAGGACGATTTCTTGCTAATGTACCGTCTTTAAATCTAAATTGTTTTTCGCTGATGTATTCAATAAAATTTTTTATAATCGGATCTAATATAATGCTTGTGTTAAGTTGATTTACATTTAACATGGCAAAACATAGAGCGCCGCAATC contains the following coding sequences:
- a CDS encoding glycoside hydrolase family 88 protein, producing MKINDSNTQLHLLKAAYPISYEIPEPKKIIYELSKVLNFLEKSTPSNLIDKTTKKIISQKNHVNENTIIPNSTFRLTSYEWGVTYFGLLKFAQISGNEKFSNYTIKRLEMISRLYDFHIKNPQIKIEENSTIYSVVFPAALDDCGALCFAMLNVNQLNTSIILDPIIKNFIEYISEKQFRFKDGTLARNRPYQNTLWIDDLFMSVPALAMMGKISKDEKYFNDAINQVLRFSQRMFINEKGLFAHGWVEKMEPKPKFYWARANGWALMAMVELLSVMPKNHKDYQKVLDQFSAHLNGLIEYQSGSGFWHQLLDKNDSYLETSATSIFTYSIAKAINEGIINKLTYSPIAVLGWNAISSKIKSNGQIDGICVGTGMGFDNSFYYHRPVNNFAAHGYGPMFLAGAEVLQLINSNSFNIIEGSIQIS